Proteins from a single region of Carassius gibelio isolate Cgi1373 ecotype wild population from Czech Republic chromosome B15, carGib1.2-hapl.c, whole genome shotgun sequence:
- the LOC127972540 gene encoding protein Atg16l2 isoform X2: protein MIMAASQRARNSELKQIETWKRHVIRQLKYRNRTQTSVFQELIQSYHSLLEKSKQRALITKGILGSGSRPSLTEDSLTSLQTTTGELAYQVVELQQRIQIKEVTLDEQHTKLYEVQNHLRDLASEHSVLQKSVAEVQTRNRLLKQEYDSLLEQHQNTERTYRQEKLRSSEILENMILPKQQAAVRMNHRNEKRVRAREASLHKELQMAASKNVNIIEESVNMSPPRPSSRPSSRPSSPKSDSSERLERSHGPLFRSASATSPRIISSIRGLFERKIRGKSVCRSEEDLYIPLGVCLVARVPTKAIFTMDAHELGINAVRFSTNSNLLATGGTDRVIKLWGIEAGTLQNRGTLDGSNEGITSIEFDPTGTRILAASYDKSALFWRLEDSVPKVTLTGHSRKVTAARFKYSQRQVVTGSADRTVKIWDLQRAACIQTIEVLSFCSDVVCSEYLIISSHYDRKIRFWDSRAGTCTQEVPLQGRVTSLDLCPNHRQLLSCSRDDILQLVDLRKSNDRVAFRAEGFKCGSDSTKAIFSPDGSFLAAGSADGAVYIWNVNTGNLEKRLPDMHSSNTHLQTAFQNSVVRTTA, encoded by the exons atgatcatGGCGGCGTCGCAGCGTGCGAGAAACTCTGAACTTAAACAGATCGAAACGTGGAAACGTCACGTTATCAGACAGCTGAAATATCGCAACAGGACCCAGACGAGCGTCTTCCAGGAGCTCATACAGTCAT ATCACAGTCTGCTGGAGAAGTCCAAGCAAAGAGCCCTCATAACCAAAGGCATTCTGGGATCAGGGTCAAG ACCCTCACTTACTGAAGATTCGCTGACATCTCTACAAACAACCACCGGGGAG CTTGCGTATCAAGTGGTGGAACTGCAGCAGAGAATCCAGATAAAGGAAGTGACACTGGATGAACAGCACACCAA gctatATGAGGTCCAAAACCATCTCCGTGATTTGGCGTCAGAACACAGCGTGCTTCAGAAAAGCGTGGCAGAGGTACAGACCAGAAACCGACTTCTGAAACAGGAATATGATTCTCTGCTGGAGCAGCACCAGAACACGGAGAGGACGTACCGACAAGAGAAACTCCGCAGCTCCGAGATCCTGGAGAACATGATCCTTCCAAAACAGCAGGCCGCTGTCCGCATGAACCATCGCAATGAGAAGAGAGTGAG AGCCAGAGAGGCCAGTCTTCACAAAGAGCTTCAGATGGCTGCCAGTAAGAACGTGAATATTATTGA AGAGTCTGTAAATATGTCACCTCCCAGACCATCGTCCAGACCATCGTCCAGACCATCGTCCCCTAAAAGTGACTCTTCAGAGAGGCTGGAGAGATCCCACGGGCCACTGTTCAG GTCTGCTTCAGCTACATCTCCGCGCATCATCAGCTCCATCAGAGGACTTTTTGA GAGGAAGATAAGAGGTAAATCAGTTTGCAGATCAGAGGAAGACCTCTATATTCCATTAGGAGTCTGTCTGGTTGCCAGAGTCCCAACAAAGGCAATTTTTACAATG GATGCTCATGAGCTGGGAATCAATGCTGTGAGGTTCAGTACCAATTCAAACCTACTGGCTACAGGAGGAACTGACAGAGTCATCAAACTGTGGGGCATTGAAGCAG GAACTCTTCAGAACAGAGGGACATTAGATGGAAGTAATGAGGGGATCACCAGCATTGAGTTCGACCCGACG GGCACTCGGATTTTAGCTGCGTCATATGACAAGTCGGCTCTATTCTGGAGGCTAGAGGACAGCGTTCCCAAG GTTACATTGACAGGTCATTCTCGTAAAGTGACAGCAGCCAGATTTAAATACAGTCAGAGGCAGGTGGTCACGGGCAGTGCGGACAGGACTGTGAAGATATGGGACCTCCAGCGAGCAGCCT GCATACAAACCATTGAGGTTTTGTCTTTCTGTAGTGATGTTGTGTGCTCAGAGTACCTCATCATCAGCAGCCATTATGACAGAAAAATACGATTTTGGGACAGCAG ggcaggcacgtgcacacagGAAGTGCCTCTTCAGGGCAGAGTGACGTCACTGGACCTCTGCCCCAACCACAGGCAGCTGCTCAGCTGCTCCAGGGATGACATCCTGCAGCTGGTTGACCTGAGAAAGAGTAACGACAGGGTGGCCTTCag AGCGGAGGGATTCAAATGTGGAAGTGACAGCACCAAGGCCATCTTCAG TCCGGATGGCAGTTTCCTGGCAGCTGGCTCTGCAGACGGTGCCGTCTACATATGGAATGTGAACACAGGAAACCTGGAAAAACGGCTTCCTGACATGCACAG CTCCAACACACATTTGCAAACAGCATTCCAGAATTCTGTAGTGAGAACTACAGCATAG
- the LOC127972540 gene encoding protein Atg16l2 isoform X1, translating into MIMAASQRARNSELKQIETWKRHVIRQLKYRNRTQTSVFQELIQSYHSLLEKSKQRALITKGILGSGSRPSLTEDSLTSLQTTTGELAYQVVELQQRIQIKEVTLDEQHTKLYEVQNHLRDLASEHSVLQKSVAEVQTRNRLLKQEYDSLLEQHQNTERTYRQEKLRSSEILENMILPKQQAAVRMNHRNEKRVRAREASLHKELQMAASKNVNIIEESVNMSPPRPSSRPSSRPSSPKSDSSERLERSHGPLFRSASATSPRIISSIRGLFERKIRGKSVCRSEEDLYIPLGVCLVARVPTKAIFTMDAHELGINAVRFSTNSNLLATGGTDRVIKLWGIEAGTLQNRGTLDGSNEGITSIEFDPTGTRILAASYDKSALFWRLEDSVPKVTLTGHSRKVTAARFKYSQRQVVTGSADRTVKIWDLQRAACIQTIEVLSFCSDVVCSEYLIISSHYDRKIRFWDSRAGTCTQEVPLQGRVTSLDLCPNHRQLLSCSRDDILQLVDLRKSNDRVAFRAEGFKCGSDSTKAIFSPDGSFLAAGSADGAVYIWNVNTGNLEKRLPDMHRASISAVAWSLSGEYVVSVDKSRRAVLWSDI; encoded by the exons atgatcatGGCGGCGTCGCAGCGTGCGAGAAACTCTGAACTTAAACAGATCGAAACGTGGAAACGTCACGTTATCAGACAGCTGAAATATCGCAACAGGACCCAGACGAGCGTCTTCCAGGAGCTCATACAGTCAT ATCACAGTCTGCTGGAGAAGTCCAAGCAAAGAGCCCTCATAACCAAAGGCATTCTGGGATCAGGGTCAAG ACCCTCACTTACTGAAGATTCGCTGACATCTCTACAAACAACCACCGGGGAG CTTGCGTATCAAGTGGTGGAACTGCAGCAGAGAATCCAGATAAAGGAAGTGACACTGGATGAACAGCACACCAA gctatATGAGGTCCAAAACCATCTCCGTGATTTGGCGTCAGAACACAGCGTGCTTCAGAAAAGCGTGGCAGAGGTACAGACCAGAAACCGACTTCTGAAACAGGAATATGATTCTCTGCTGGAGCAGCACCAGAACACGGAGAGGACGTACCGACAAGAGAAACTCCGCAGCTCCGAGATCCTGGAGAACATGATCCTTCCAAAACAGCAGGCCGCTGTCCGCATGAACCATCGCAATGAGAAGAGAGTGAG AGCCAGAGAGGCCAGTCTTCACAAAGAGCTTCAGATGGCTGCCAGTAAGAACGTGAATATTATTGA AGAGTCTGTAAATATGTCACCTCCCAGACCATCGTCCAGACCATCGTCCAGACCATCGTCCCCTAAAAGTGACTCTTCAGAGAGGCTGGAGAGATCCCACGGGCCACTGTTCAG GTCTGCTTCAGCTACATCTCCGCGCATCATCAGCTCCATCAGAGGACTTTTTGA GAGGAAGATAAGAGGTAAATCAGTTTGCAGATCAGAGGAAGACCTCTATATTCCATTAGGAGTCTGTCTGGTTGCCAGAGTCCCAACAAAGGCAATTTTTACAATG GATGCTCATGAGCTGGGAATCAATGCTGTGAGGTTCAGTACCAATTCAAACCTACTGGCTACAGGAGGAACTGACAGAGTCATCAAACTGTGGGGCATTGAAGCAG GAACTCTTCAGAACAGAGGGACATTAGATGGAAGTAATGAGGGGATCACCAGCATTGAGTTCGACCCGACG GGCACTCGGATTTTAGCTGCGTCATATGACAAGTCGGCTCTATTCTGGAGGCTAGAGGACAGCGTTCCCAAG GTTACATTGACAGGTCATTCTCGTAAAGTGACAGCAGCCAGATTTAAATACAGTCAGAGGCAGGTGGTCACGGGCAGTGCGGACAGGACTGTGAAGATATGGGACCTCCAGCGAGCAGCCT GCATACAAACCATTGAGGTTTTGTCTTTCTGTAGTGATGTTGTGTGCTCAGAGTACCTCATCATCAGCAGCCATTATGACAGAAAAATACGATTTTGGGACAGCAG ggcaggcacgtgcacacagGAAGTGCCTCTTCAGGGCAGAGTGACGTCACTGGACCTCTGCCCCAACCACAGGCAGCTGCTCAGCTGCTCCAGGGATGACATCCTGCAGCTGGTTGACCTGAGAAAGAGTAACGACAGGGTGGCCTTCag AGCGGAGGGATTCAAATGTGGAAGTGACAGCACCAAGGCCATCTTCAG TCCGGATGGCAGTTTCCTGGCAGCTGGCTCTGCAGACGGTGCCGTCTACATATGGAATGTGAACACAGGAAACCTGGAAAAACGGCTTCCTGACATGCACAG